In the genome of Desulfovibrio desulfuricans, one region contains:
- a CDS encoding vWA domain-containing protein, with translation MHCTLIRRCCLMALLVLGLGLCLAGNVSTASAAPLLQQGKKTLFQRVVSHPGATLLAEPKTDAAVVRKNVVPFTVMYVYDRKDGWIQVGASTTQPEGWMESAKSTDWNQSLTLLFTPRTGRDPVLFFKTETGLNELCSAPDMEKRLDGLEAQAAALRQGSQPVPESLPILASEPADAQGAVSEKRFYLMPILDMKDPFDGVKFLRVASIDPGNGNNKDGKNGPPKTGIALVIDTTISMKPYIDQSLNVVRQIYDKIEKDHMADNVGFAVVAFRNSTKATPGLEYTAQVVSDFATAKDRKSLEEKLSKVQEAKVSSHDFNEDSLAGVYKAIEGLNWSDYSSRLILLITDAGPLKSGDKYASVSMGPSEVNDFARQKGIWITALHLKSPGGHANHAYAEQSYRALSKLSGNRSNYLVVAAPTPAKGAEQFAAITKTLASGMVDMVKNTAEGKIMTKPKDEKPQTASAEDQAANMAATLGYAMQLEYLGKKHENAAPSVVNSWIADMDLNQLAKSRQTPCVDVAVLLSKNQLNDLSSQLKAIIDNAERTKKTDARDFFQGVLSASTRMARDPNMPTQGKNLAELGVLSEFLDGLPYKSDVMLLREEDWYRMSVGEQTAFINRLKSRLARYEEYDRDRANWESFGQSNSGDWVYRVPLSMLP, from the coding sequence ATGCATTGCACCCTGATACGCCGTTGCTGCCTCATGGCCCTGCTGGTGCTGGGCCTTGGCCTCTGCCTTGCTGGCAACGTGTCCACGGCATCCGCCGCGCCCCTGCTGCAGCAGGGCAAAAAAACGCTGTTCCAGCGTGTGGTCAGCCACCCCGGCGCAACCCTGCTGGCCGAGCCAAAGACGGACGCGGCAGTAGTGCGCAAAAACGTGGTGCCCTTTACGGTGATGTACGTTTATGACCGTAAGGACGGCTGGATCCAGGTCGGCGCATCCACCACCCAGCCCGAAGGATGGATGGAATCCGCCAAGTCAACGGACTGGAACCAGTCGCTCACCCTGCTGTTTACGCCGCGCACAGGCCGTGACCCGGTGCTGTTTTTCAAGACCGAGACCGGCCTCAACGAGCTGTGCTCCGCCCCGGATATGGAAAAACGCCTCGACGGGCTGGAGGCGCAGGCCGCCGCCCTGCGTCAGGGCAGCCAGCCAGTGCCGGAATCTTTGCCCATACTTGCCAGCGAGCCAGCTGACGCGCAGGGCGCTGTTTCAGAAAAGCGCTTTTATCTCATGCCCATACTGGACATGAAGGACCCCTTTGACGGCGTCAAGTTTTTGCGCGTGGCCTCCATCGACCCCGGCAACGGCAACAACAAGGACGGCAAAAACGGCCCGCCCAAGACTGGCATTGCCCTGGTCATAGACACCACCATTTCCATGAAGCCCTATATCGACCAGAGCCTCAACGTGGTACGGCAGATATACGACAAGATAGAAAAAGACCACATGGCCGACAACGTGGGCTTTGCCGTGGTGGCCTTTCGCAACAGCACCAAGGCGACGCCCGGTCTGGAATATACAGCGCAGGTCGTGAGCGATTTTGCCACTGCCAAAGACCGCAAAAGCCTTGAAGAAAAGCTTTCAAAGGTGCAGGAGGCCAAGGTCTCGAGCCACGATTTTAACGAAGATTCGCTCGCTGGCGTGTACAAGGCCATTGAGGGCCTTAACTGGAGCGATTATTCCTCGCGGTTGATTCTGCTCATTACCGATGCCGGGCCGCTCAAAAGCGGCGACAAATACGCTTCGGTGAGCATGGGGCCGAGCGAAGTCAACGACTTTGCCCGGCAAAAAGGCATCTGGATTACCGCCCTGCACCTCAAAAGCCCCGGCGGCCACGCCAATCACGCCTATGCCGAGCAAAGCTACCGCGCCCTGAGCAAGCTTTCGGGCAACCGTTCAAACTATCTGGTGGTTGCCGCGCCGACCCCGGCCAAAGGGGCGGAGCAGTTTGCCGCAATTACCAAAACCCTGGCCTCCGGCATGGTGGATATGGTCAAAAACACCGCCGAGGGCAAAATAATGACCAAGCCCAAGGACGAAAAGCCGCAAACCGCCTCGGCGGAGGATCAGGCCGCCAACATGGCGGCTACCCTTGGTTACGCCATGCAGCTGGAATATCTGGGCAAAAAACACGAAAATGCCGCGCCATCGGTGGTCAACTCGTGGATTGCCGACATGGACCTCAACCAGCTGGCCAAGAGCAGGCAGACTCCCTGCGTGGACGTGGCCGTGCTGCTGAGCAAAAACCAGCTCAACGACCTGAGCTCGCAGCTCAAAGCCATCATCGATAATGCCGAGCGCACCAAAAAGACCGACGCGCGCGATTTCTTTCAGGGCGTGCTGTCTGCCTCCACCCGCATGGCCCGCGACCCCAACATGCCCACGCAGGGAAAAAATCTGGCAGAGCTTGGCGTGCTTTCCGAATTCCTGGACGGCCTGCCGTACAAGAGCGACGTCATGCTGCTGCGCGAGGAAGACTGGTACCGCATGAGCGTGGGCGAGCAGACGGCCTTTATCAACCGGCTGAAATCCCGCCTTGCGCGTTATGAGGAATACGACCGCGACCGCGCCAACTGGGAGAGCTTTGGCCAGTCAAACTCTGGCGACTGGGTGTACCGCGTGCCGCTGAGCATGCTGCCCTAG
- a CDS encoding alpha-amylase family glycosyl hydrolase produces the protein MAEAERIRTHYGSLHAYADLHLSLGAHLVQTSAGSVWRWREYMPNAESLWLTTDRLNFQRHAKYRFTRCSDNIFELELPHDALEHGTYVELRLIPSQSAAKPNGKALKRVPAFAAWVEQNAAVPEQWCARLWLPQTPYRFRHPRPARAPFPRIYEAHVGMAQPAQQHHGDSMGSYEAFSRDILPRIKASGYTAVQLMGILEHPLYRSFGYQVSSYFAPSSRYGTPDGFRALVDAAHGLGLAVLLDVPHGHASANTEQGLAQYDGSRYFFTGQHNQWGTPSFDFSQEMTRRFLLSNCRYWLEEFLVDGFRFDAVGNMLYRDFGEDDDFSHVGRCFYDQHSEPRANVDGELYLNLANALVHETCGNAVTVAEEFSGMPGLTCTPAQGGLGFDYRFAMGIPDYWAKCIAEPRDMGSLWYEMTNHRPYDRTISYVECHDQHINGSDAMIWRLLGNEMYNRMGLRDESWNISRGLAYYRLMRLMTLSTADAGYLNFMGCEFGHPEWLDAEAYAHRQWALADDPMLKYHALGDWDKELMELVQRHLQDFAQPPLFRFIHEDKRLLAFERGQLLFAVNFHELNAQQDLRFAVTPGKYIELVSSDELRFAGHGNLAVKSPAAAHFTSPLPDRNEGDIALYLPPLVGLILKIVK, from the coding sequence ATGGCAGAAGCAGAACGCATCCGTACCCACTACGGGTCGTTGCATGCGTATGCCGATCTGCATCTCAGCCTTGGCGCGCACCTTGTCCAGACCTCCGCAGGCTCAGTATGGCGCTGGCGCGAGTATATGCCCAATGCCGAAAGCCTGTGGCTGACCACCGACCGGCTCAATTTTCAGCGCCACGCCAAATACCGCTTTACGCGGTGCTCCGACAATATTTTTGAACTGGAGCTGCCCCACGATGCCCTCGAACACGGCACGTACGTGGAGCTGCGCCTGATTCCGTCGCAGAGCGCCGCCAAGCCCAACGGCAAGGCGCTCAAGCGCGTGCCTGCCTTTGCCGCCTGGGTGGAGCAGAACGCCGCTGTGCCGGAGCAATGGTGCGCCCGCCTGTGGTTGCCGCAGACCCCCTACCGCTTTAGGCATCCACGGCCCGCGCGTGCGCCCTTTCCGCGTATTTACGAGGCCCATGTGGGCATGGCCCAACCGGCGCAGCAACACCACGGCGACAGCATGGGCAGCTACGAGGCCTTCAGCCGCGACATCTTGCCCCGCATCAAGGCCAGCGGCTACACGGCGGTGCAGCTCATGGGCATACTGGAGCACCCCCTGTACCGGTCGTTTGGCTATCAGGTGAGCAGCTACTTTGCGCCGTCGTCGCGATACGGCACACCAGATGGCTTTAGAGCGCTTGTAGATGCCGCCCATGGTCTTGGTCTGGCCGTGCTGCTTGACGTGCCCCACGGGCACGCCAGCGCCAATACGGAGCAGGGTCTGGCACAGTACGACGGCAGCCGGTACTTTTTTACCGGGCAGCATAACCAGTGGGGTACGCCCTCCTTTGATTTCAGTCAGGAGATGACGCGGCGTTTTTTGCTCTCCAACTGCCGCTACTGGCTGGAGGAGTTTCTGGTTGACGGTTTTCGCTTTGATGCGGTCGGCAACATGCTGTACCGGGACTTTGGCGAGGACGACGATTTTTCGCACGTGGGGCGCTGCTTTTACGACCAGCACAGCGAGCCCCGCGCCAATGTGGACGGCGAGCTGTACCTTAACCTTGCCAATGCCCTGGTGCACGAAACCTGCGGCAATGCCGTAACCGTTGCTGAAGAATTTTCGGGCATGCCGGGGCTTACCTGCACGCCTGCACAGGGCGGTCTTGGCTTTGATTACCGCTTTGCCATGGGTATTCCCGACTATTGGGCCAAGTGCATAGCCGAGCCGCGCGATATGGGCAGCCTGTGGTACGAAATGACCAACCACCGGCCCTACGACCGCACCATCAGCTATGTGGAGTGCCACGACCAGCACATCAACGGCAGCGACGCCATGATCTGGCGGCTGCTGGGCAATGAAATGTACAACCGCATGGGCCTGCGGGATGAAAGCTGGAACATCTCGCGCGGGCTGGCCTATTACCGGCTTATGCGCCTGATGACGCTGTCCACGGCTGATGCGGGGTACCTCAACTTTATGGGCTGCGAATTTGGCCACCCCGAATGGCTGGACGCCGAGGCGTACGCCCACCGCCAGTGGGCGCTGGCCGACGACCCCATGCTCAAGTACCACGCGCTGGGCGACTGGGACAAAGAGCTGATGGAGCTTGTGCAGCGGCATTTGCAGGACTTTGCCCAGCCCCCGCTCTTTCGGTTTATCCATGAGGATAAACGCCTGCTGGCCTTTGAACGGGGGCAACTGCTCTTTGCCGTCAATTTTCATGAGCTGAACGCCCAGCAGGACCTGCGCTTTGCCGTTACCCCCGGAAAATATATCGAGCTTGTTTCGTCGGACGAACTGCGCTTTGCCGGGCACGGCAATCTGGCGGTCAAAAGCCCGGCAGCCGCGCATTTTACGAGCCCGCTGCCAGACAGAAACGAGGGGGATATTGCCCTCTATCTTCCGCCGCTTGTGGGACTAATTTTAAAAATTGTAAAATAA
- a CDS encoding outer membrane protein, giving the protein MFKRAVLALVLSLALAAPAAAETTGVYAGAKFIDSIQSTGPFSLSGDVKGIGIGQYSQNSVGGGIFVGYDFYPQFQVPMRAELEYAIRSNVTKTWDASGADGTASFKGEWGLQTLFANAYWDFHNSTAFTPYIGGGLGLGFIKTKYTADVDGDGDSSSLTQHDTVFAWNLGAGCSYAFTENLSADLAYRYVGLGYTDISKHVDDNRVSIGNTPYANEFSLGLRYTF; this is encoded by the coding sequence ATGTTTAAGCGTGCTGTGCTTGCATTAGTTCTGTCCCTGGCTCTTGCTGCCCCTGCGGCGGCGGAAACTACCGGCGTGTATGCTGGTGCAAAATTTATTGATTCTATTCAAAGCACGGGGCCTTTCTCGCTCAGCGGGGATGTAAAAGGCATTGGCATAGGCCAGTATTCACAAAATTCTGTGGGCGGCGGCATTTTTGTGGGCTATGATTTTTACCCGCAGTTTCAGGTGCCCATGCGCGCAGAACTGGAATACGCAATCAGAAGCAACGTTACCAAAACATGGGATGCCAGCGGAGCTGACGGCACAGCATCTTTTAAAGGCGAATGGGGCCTGCAAACGCTGTTTGCCAACGCTTATTGGGACTTTCACAACTCCACGGCCTTTACCCCCTACATTGGGGGCGGCCTCGGCCTCGGATTCATCAAAACCAAGTATACTGCCGACGTTGACGGCGACGGCGATTCTAGCAGCCTGACGCAGCACGATACCGTTTTTGCCTGGAATCTGGGCGCGGGCTGTTCGTATGCATTTACCGAGAATCTGTCGGCAGATCTGGCCTACCGCTATGTGGGGCTTGGGTATACAGATATCAGCAAGCATGTTGACGACAACAGGGTATCTATCGGCAATACCCCTTATGCCAATGAATTCAGCCTTGGCCTGCGTTACACCTTCTAA
- a CDS encoding ABC transporter permease, translating to MSANTWTTMLRLACKDYWHEFLLSACAVLGLAAVLTPLLVLYGVKFGVVQTLTERLRNDPRNLEISPVVSGRYTPEYLAKLAAHPDVAFVLPRTRSIAATMDLSKGEGDSRTLVVASLEPTAEGDPLLLRFGAAAPSMPQNPATDAIGITLSASAAEKLHAKQGDKLNGKVERRFQGKVQTARVALRVAAVLPLAAQQKDVAYVPLPLMEATEDYRDGRAVPELGASNGWLGDPRPQGERIYPGFRLYARSLDDVTQLRQAFAAQKLDVYTHAEEIEQVTALARALNLIFALICAATGIGFLASTVSSVMAGIKRKERILGLLRLNGFTTGKLLLFPLAQSLLTALMGTALAAGVYAVAAFVINRLFSASVTGMEQVCLLLPQHFLLAFAAVSGLALLAAFGPALRAARIEPSEVIREI from the coding sequence ATGTCGGCAAATACCTGGACAACCATGCTGCGGCTGGCCTGCAAGGATTACTGGCACGAATTTTTGCTCTCCGCCTGCGCGGTTCTTGGCCTGGCTGCTGTTCTTACGCCTTTGCTGGTGCTCTACGGCGTCAAGTTTGGCGTGGTGCAAACCCTCACCGAGCGCCTGCGCAACGACCCCCGCAATCTGGAAATTTCACCCGTTGTCAGTGGCCGCTACACGCCGGAGTATCTGGCCAAGCTGGCCGCGCACCCGGATGTGGCCTTTGTGCTGCCGCGCACGCGGTCCATTGCCGCCACCATGGATCTGAGCAAGGGCGAGGGAGACTCCCGTACGTTGGTTGTTGCCTCGCTTGAGCCGACAGCAGAAGGCGACCCCCTGCTGCTGCGCTTTGGCGCGGCTGCTCCGTCCATGCCGCAAAACCCGGCTACTGATGCGATTGGCATTACCCTGTCTGCCTCCGCTGCGGAAAAACTGCACGCCAAGCAGGGCGACAAACTTAATGGAAAGGTTGAAAGACGCTTTCAGGGCAAGGTGCAGACAGCGCGTGTAGCCCTGCGCGTTGCAGCCGTACTGCCGCTGGCCGCCCAGCAAAAGGATGTGGCCTATGTGCCGCTGCCGCTGATGGAAGCCACCGAGGACTACCGCGACGGCCGCGCCGTGCCGGAGCTTGGCGCGTCAAACGGCTGGCTGGGCGACCCCCGCCCGCAAGGCGAGCGCATCTACCCCGGATTTCGGCTGTATGCGCGCAGCCTCGACGACGTTACGCAGCTGCGGCAGGCCTTTGCCGCCCAAAAGCTCGACGTGTACACCCATGCGGAAGAAATCGAGCAGGTTACAGCGCTGGCGCGCGCCCTTAACCTGATATTTGCGCTTATATGCGCGGCGACGGGCATTGGCTTTCTGGCTTCCACTGTCAGCAGCGTCATGGCGGGCATCAAGCGCAAGGAGCGCATACTCGGGCTGCTGCGTCTCAACGGCTTTACCACGGGCAAGCTTTTGCTCTTCCCTCTTGCGCAGTCGCTGCTGACGGCCCTCATGGGCACGGCGCTGGCCGCCGGGGTGTACGCGGTGGCCGCCTTTGTCATCAACCGGCTGTTCAGCGCCAGCGTCACCGGCATGGAGCAGGTATGCCTGCTGCTGCCCCAGCATTTTTTGCTGGCCTTTGCCGCTGTTTCGGGGCTTGCCCTGCTGGCCGCCTTTGGCCCCGCGTTGCGGGCTGCCCGCATTGAACCTTCGGAGGTTATCCGTGAAATCTGA
- a CDS encoding ABC transporter ATP-binding protein has protein sequence MSDMVFSLHNIAKTRPGDEGFRLRIEQLDVQRGSLLALVGPSGCGKSTALDMLACALSPDLTPEGFALPHHANIPQGTLPAAANAAPQFTFYPTQAAPVDILAAWRTGGTDALALLRLHHLGYVLQTGGLLPFLTAYENIVLRCKSLGTLARRQQAVDTVVARLGIGHLLAHYPATLSVGERQRVAIAGALAHGPSVVLADEPTAALDPAHAANVLRLFAELARQLGITVVMVTHNIDQARQAGFALARVLVGQDAGGSVSVLRWSGEAA, from the coding sequence ATGTCCGACATGGTTTTCAGCCTGCACAACATCGCCAAGACCCGGCCCGGCGACGAGGGCTTTCGCCTGCGCATCGAGCAGCTTGACGTACAGCGCGGCAGCCTGCTGGCGCTGGTTGGCCCCAGCGGCTGCGGCAAAAGCACCGCGCTGGATATGCTTGCCTGCGCCCTGAGCCCCGACCTGACGCCCGAGGGCTTCGCCCTGCCCCACCATGCAAACATCCCTCAGGGCACGTTGCCTGCGGCGGCCAATGCCGCCCCCCAGTTTACCTTTTACCCCACCCAGGCAGCGCCGGTAGACATCCTGGCCGCATGGCGCACAGGCGGTACGGACGCGCTGGCCCTGCTGCGCCTGCACCATCTGGGCTATGTACTGCAAACAGGCGGGTTGTTGCCCTTTTTGACAGCGTACGAAAACATCGTTCTGCGCTGCAAAAGCCTGGGAACCCTTGCCCGGCGTCAACAGGCTGTGGATACGGTTGTGGCGCGCCTTGGCATCGGGCATCTGCTTGCGCACTACCCGGCAACGCTTTCGGTTGGCGAACGCCAGCGCGTGGCCATAGCCGGAGCACTTGCGCACGGCCCGTCGGTGGTGCTGGCGGACGAGCCCACAGCCGCCCTTGACCCCGCCCACGCGGCCAACGTGCTGCGCCTTTTTGCCGAGCTGGCCCGTCAGCTGGGCATCACCGTGGTGATGGTCACGCACAATATCGACCAGGCGCGTCAGGCGGGTTTTGCGCTGGCGCGGGTACTGGTTGGGCAGGATGCCGGCGGCAGCGTTTCGGTACTGCGCTGGTCCGGGGAGGCAGCCTGA
- a CDS encoding NAD(P)-dependent oxidoreductase, which yields MSDKLRIGWIGTGVMGLSMAGHLQAAGWPLTVYNRTRAKADPLIAKGAKWADTPRAVAEASDVVFTIVGYPHDVEEVTLGENGVLRGLAAGGIVCDMSTSSPMLAERIAAAAKKQGCEALDAPVTGGDVGARDAKLSIFVGGDEAPYKRILPCFNKMGANILHCGGAGFGQKAKLANQAAIAGVMISTCESFLFAQEAGLDVAKWMELVVAGSGGSFAMNTLGRRMLKGDFAPGFFIDHFIKDLGLCLEECRRMKLVLPGITLADQLYRTMQARGQGSKGTQALVECLAELSAKKWKTCCK from the coding sequence ATGTCTGACAAACTGCGCATTGGCTGGATTGGCACTGGTGTTATGGGCCTCTCCATGGCGGGGCATCTCCAGGCCGCAGGCTGGCCGCTGACCGTATATAACCGCACCAGGGCCAAAGCCGACCCCCTGATTGCCAAGGGCGCCAAGTGGGCCGATACCCCCCGCGCCGTGGCCGAAGCCTCTGACGTGGTCTTTACCATTGTGGGCTACCCCCACGACGTGGAAGAAGTAACCCTGGGCGAAAACGGCGTGCTGCGCGGCCTGGCCGCTGGCGGCATTGTGTGCGACATGAGCACCTCAAGCCCCATGCTGGCCGAGCGCATCGCCGCTGCCGCCAAAAAGCAGGGCTGCGAAGCGCTTGACGCCCCGGTTACCGGCGGCGACGTGGGCGCGCGCGATGCCAAGCTCTCCATCTTTGTGGGCGGCGACGAGGCCCCGTACAAGCGCATTCTGCCCTGCTTCAACAAGATGGGCGCCAACATACTGCACTGCGGCGGCGCTGGCTTTGGTCAAAAGGCCAAGCTTGCCAACCAGGCAGCCATTGCGGGCGTGATGATCAGCACGTGCGAGTCCTTCCTTTTTGCGCAGGAGGCAGGCCTTGACGTGGCAAAATGGATGGAGCTTGTGGTTGCCGGTTCTGGCGGCAGCTTTGCCATGAACACCCTTGGCCGCCGCATGCTCAAGGGCGACTTTGCCCCCGGCTTTTTCATCGACCACTTTATCAAGGACCTGGGCCTCTGCCTTGAGGAATGCCGCCGCATGAAGCTTGTGCTGCCCGGCATTACCCTGGCTGACCAGCTGTACCGCACCATGCAGGCCAGGGGCCAGGGCAGCAAGGGCACGCAAGCGCTGGTGGAATGCCTTGCCGAACTCTCGGCCAAAAAGTGGAAGACCTGCTGCAAATAG
- a CDS encoding branched-chain amino acid ABC transporter substrate-binding protein, with protein sequence MSRISINWRKALTCCAAILCLATSVQARETVKVGFVGPLTGGVSAIGVGGRNSAELAVKERNEDPDRKFDYLFVSYDDECKPNIGIQVATKLASDRKVAAAVTHYCSAVALGTVDIYHRFHMPAVVWGAVHPGITYGNDYKEIFRTPGTMINQNQVAAKFMSSQGYKTFAIIHDITDYGKSHKDYFTQFITEQGGKVIETFGVTPDQQDFTAELTKIKSLHPDVIYFGGLVPVGVRVRSQMEKLGIDAQFEGVSGIKSDAFVTGVGNEAAEGTLSFIEGTPLEKLPGGDAFLKSYKDHGYAESAEAYGPFAYASMKLVLDTIESTGPNREKIVEALSAVKGKDTLVGKVTFDDHGQNIEPAVSTFVVQDGQWVFWNDSDYASGKRQLRHPNK encoded by the coding sequence ATGTCCCGTATCTCGATCAACTGGCGCAAAGCGCTTACCTGCTGCGCCGCAATTTTATGCCTCGCCACCTCCGTACAGGCCCGCGAGACCGTCAAGGTTGGCTTTGTGGGTCCCCTTACCGGCGGCGTGAGCGCCATTGGTGTTGGCGGGCGCAATTCTGCCGAGCTGGCCGTCAAGGAACGCAACGAAGACCCCGACCGCAAATTCGACTACCTCTTTGTATCGTACGACGACGAATGCAAACCCAACATCGGTATTCAGGTGGCTACCAAGCTGGCCTCCGACCGCAAGGTTGCGGCTGCCGTAACCCACTACTGCTCCGCCGTGGCTCTGGGCACGGTTGATATCTATCACCGCTTTCATATGCCCGCCGTTGTCTGGGGCGCGGTGCATCCCGGCATTACCTACGGCAACGACTACAAGGAAATTTTCCGCACGCCCGGCACCATGATCAACCAGAACCAGGTTGCGGCCAAATTTATGAGCAGCCAGGGCTACAAGACCTTTGCCATCATCCATGACATCACCGACTACGGCAAATCGCACAAAGACTACTTTACCCAGTTCATCACCGAACAGGGCGGCAAGGTTATAGAAACCTTTGGCGTTACCCCCGATCAGCAGGACTTCACCGCCGAGCTGACCAAGATAAAGTCTCTGCACCCCGACGTGATCTACTTTGGCGGTCTTGTGCCCGTGGGCGTGCGCGTGCGCTCGCAGATGGAAAAACTCGGCATCGACGCCCAGTTTGAGGGCGTCTCGGGCATCAAGTCCGACGCATTTGTCACCGGCGTGGGCAACGAGGCCGCCGAGGGCACCCTGAGCTTTATTGAAGGAACCCCACTTGAAAAACTGCCCGGCGGTGATGCCTTTTTAAAGAGCTACAAGGACCACGGCTACGCCGAATCTGCCGAAGCCTACGGCCCCTTTGCCTACGCCAGCATGAAGCTTGTTCTGGATACCATTGAAAGCACCGGCCCCAACCGCGAAAAAATTGTCGAAGCGCTGAGCGCCGTTAAAGGCAAGGATACCCTGGTGGGCAAGGTTACCTTTGACGATCACGGCCAGAACATAGAACCAGCCGTCAGTACATTTGTGGTTCAGGACGGCCAGTGGGTTTTCTGGAACGACAGCGACTACGCCTCAGGCAAGCGTCAGCTCAGGCATCCCAACAAGTAG
- a CDS encoding formylglycine-generating enzyme family protein encodes MKSDLRPYFHARPHWACAAAACLALLLAPCLAGTALAALARKADVSAADACNPKPADNDIILPMPCGLSMAFKLVAVPAKGLLWDMPMRPGVDDTAHQDRAYYDRRYNTALSGAFTLEDLPAAWRKQAPQGQNYFYLVAKYEVSNLQWHAVMDNACPDTAQPGAEAARPATDVSWYDAVDFTRRYTTWLLQNAPDALPRFAGDQRNVGFVRLPTETEWEYAARGGQTAGSQLLLQEDFFALPAGESKADYAVYRPEQGPRAESMANIGSRKPNPLGVYDTAGNAAEMVLDAFRFSMAGRLHGSAGGFVRKGGSYLSSDAEILPGRREEVPFFLTDGPAHARDLGFRPVISGINTPGGPRPQELTAEWSKAGEKLAPLAQDGQTARNPLDELDRLLAAAPDEASRKNLQDLRNTIKDNNIMLERQKQLEAQSLLRTGVYMIETIRNYSSRRNSLKTQIESMGREKASAKGADLEKLKQILDTANRGLVMLDTSLEKSLTFYRSKVEDGALLAPEVLSAAYDSLVKDFNGNDPFNQNMHKNLELYRLHIDMQRKNKAVPRDAMQKEILERRFQ; translated from the coding sequence GTGAAATCTGATCTGCGCCCTTATTTTCATGCCCGCCCGCACTGGGCGTGCGCGGCTGCGGCCTGTCTGGCGCTGTTGCTGGCTCCCTGCCTCGCAGGCACGGCGCTGGCCGCTCTGGCCCGCAAGGCCGACGTAAGCGCTGCGGATGCATGCAACCCCAAGCCAGCGGATAACGACATCATACTGCCCATGCCCTGCGGGCTGAGTATGGCCTTCAAGCTTGTCGCCGTACCCGCCAAGGGCCTGCTGTGGGATATGCCCATGCGTCCCGGCGTTGACGACACGGCACATCAGGACCGCGCTTACTATGACCGTCGCTACAATACGGCGCTCTCCGGGGCGTTTACCCTTGAAGATCTGCCTGCGGCCTGGCGTAAACAGGCTCCCCAGGGTCAAAACTATTTTTATCTGGTGGCCAAGTACGAGGTCAGCAACCTGCAGTGGCACGCGGTTATGGACAATGCCTGCCCCGACACGGCCCAGCCCGGCGCGGAAGCCGCCCGCCCCGCAACCGACGTAAGCTGGTACGACGCTGTGGACTTTACCCGCCGCTACACCACGTGGCTGCTGCAAAACGCCCCCGACGCGCTGCCCCGCTTTGCCGGTGACCAGCGCAACGTGGGCTTTGTAAGGCTGCCTACCGAAACAGAGTGGGAATACGCCGCCCGCGGCGGCCAGACCGCAGGCAGCCAGCTGCTGTTGCAGGAAGACTTTTTTGCCCTGCCAGCAGGCGAAAGCAAGGCTGACTACGCCGTTTACCGGCCGGAGCAGGGCCCCCGAGCCGAGAGCATGGCCAACATAGGCTCGCGCAAGCCCAACCCTCTTGGGGTCTATGACACGGCGGGCAATGCGGCGGAGATGGTTCTGGACGCCTTTCGCTTTTCCATGGCCGGGCGTTTGCACGGCTCGGCGGGCGGCTTTGTGCGCAAGGGCGGCTCGTACCTCTCAAGCGATGCGGAGATTCTGCCTGGCCGCAGGGAAGAAGTGCCCTTCTTTCTCACCGACGGCCCGGCCCATGCCCGCGATCTGGGTTTCAGGCCCGTAATATCAGGTATCAATACCCCCGGCGGCCCCCGCCCGCAGGAGCTGACAGCGGAATGGAGCAAGGCGGGCGAAAAGCTTGCCCCGCTGGCGCAGGACGGCCAGACGGCCCGTAACCCTCTGGACGAGCTGGACCGACTGCTGGCAGCCGCACCCGACGAGGCGTCGAGAAAAAACCTGCAGGATCTGCGCAATACCATCAAAGACAACAACATCATGCTTGAACGCCAGAAGCAGCTTGAGGCGCAATCGCTGCTGCGTACCGGCGTGTATATGATTGAAACCATACGAAACTACTCAAGCAGACGTAACAGCCTAAAAACGCAAATAGAAAGCATGGGCCGTGAAAAGGCCTCCGCAAAAGGCGCTGACCTTGAAAAGCTCAAGCAGATATTAGATACTGCAAACCGGGGGCTGGTCATGCTGGATACCAGCCTGGAAAAATCCCTCACCTTCTACCGCAGCAAGGTAGAGGATGGCGCTCTGCTTGCTCCGGAAGTCTTGTCCGCCGCCTATGATTCACTGGTAAAAGATTTTAACGGCAATGATCCTTTCAATCAGAACATGCATAAAAACCTTGAGCTGTATCGGCTTCACATCGACATGCAGCGCAAAAACAAGGCTGTACCGCGTGATGCCATGCAGAAAGAAATTCTTGAACGCCGTTTTCAATAG